From one Salvelinus alpinus chromosome 14, SLU_Salpinus.1, whole genome shotgun sequence genomic stretch:
- the LOC139538212 gene encoding carboxypeptidase N subunit 2-like, which produces MDPSHWFIFIMYVITFPLKKITACYDGCSCLTDIKYINCSGGNLTTPIRNVPHNTEYLDLSRNLLTVLQAGSFGTLWSLRVLLLKDNNLSHVDDGAFSSLQGLRRLDLSRNHLSALGPGFSLGLESLTELLLDHNHLTVLESGAFHSLDSLQKLDLSSNLISTVKPRALGYLTGLRQLHLEGNHLTSLGSGLFSTLRSLEVLGLRGNLISSTEPGVFAPMSSLTLLDLALNRLSTLGYRTLLSIHTPSLHVLLEGNPWHCDCDLQRVFRKLSSIHRVFLDDYQELRCSQPTELKGRSMGEVDDELCVGETVTVLILTVTVVVTVVAAIIMAEKNKKNSVAKNWEESVGLDTYCDNYN; this is translated from the coding sequence ATGGATCCATCCCATTGGTTCATATTCATCATGTATGTTATCACTTTTCCATTGAAGAAAATTACTGCTTGCTATGACGGGTGCAGCTGCCtcacagatataaaatatatcaaCTGTTCGGGTGGGAATCTTACCACTCCTATTAGGAATGTCCCCCACAACACAGAGTACCTGGACCTGTCCAGAAACCTGTTGACAGTGCTCCAAGCAGGTTCATTTGGGACCCTGTGGAGCCTGAGGGTGCTCCTTTTAAAAGACAACAACCTCAGCCATGTAGATGACGGAgctttctcctccctccagggtCTGAGGAGGCTGGACCTGAGCCGTAACCACCTTTCTGCCCTGGGGCCTGGCTTCTCCCTGGGCCTTGAATCCCTAACAGAGCTCCTGCTGGATCACAACCATCTCACCGTCCTGGAGAGTGGGGCCTTCCACAGCCTGGACAGCCTCCAGAAGCTGGACCTGAGCAGCAACCTAATCTCCACAGTAAAGCCCAGAGCCCTGGGTTACCTGACTGGCCTGCGCCAGCTCCACCTGGAGGGAAACCATCTAACCTCCCTGGGTTCCGGCCTCTTCTCCACGCTGCGCTCCCTGGAGGTGCTGGGCCTTCGGGGGAACTTGATCAGCTCCACTGAGCCAGGAGTCTTCGCCCCTATGTCTTCCCTAACTCTGCTGGACCTGGCCCTCAACCGCCTAAGCACCCTGGGCTACAGGACCCTGTTGAGCATCCACACCCCCAGCCTCCACGTCCTGTTGGAGGGCAACCCCTGGCACTGTGACTGCGACCTGCAGAGGGTGTTCAGGAAGTTGTCCAGCATCCACAGGGTCTTCCTGGATGACTACCAGGAGCTGAGGTGCAGCCAGCCCACCGAGCTAAAGGGCAGGTCCATGGGAGAAGTGGATGATGAGCTGTGTGTCGGAGAGACTGTGACAGTGCTCATTCTGACGGTCACCGTGGTGGTCACCGTGGTAGCTGCCATTATCATGGCGGAGAAGAACAAGAAGAATAGCGTGGCCAAGAACTGGGAGGAGAGCGTGGGGCTGGACACCTACTGTGACAATTACAATTAA